The genomic region GCATCAGGATTAAGCACGCACAGTTTTTTTTCCGTGTCGATGACGGCTTTATCGTTTTCCTTAATTTCAGTATACGGAATACCGGAAATCATCGGTATGGCGTAGGAGCGTGCGATAATAGCGGTATGAGAGGTTTTACCCCCTTCTTCGCTGATAATACCGAGCAGCAAATTTTTGTCGACTTCGGACATATCTATTGGACTGAGCACCTTTGCCGCAAGTATGCACGGTTTTTCTATGTGCGGCCTTTTTTGAACATTTCCCGAAGCGTACGACAAAAGCATGGCGAACAGCTGTTCAAAATCCTGCGCCCGCTGTTTTAAATAATCGTCTTCGAGTACGCTCATATCGTAGGTATATTCTTGTGCAGTAAGCGTTAAAGCTTCGGTTAAAAAAACTTTTTGTTCCCGTATGCATTGCAATACGTCTTTTTCGAGTTCCGGATCGTTTAATATGGCAATATAACTGCGGATAATTTCAGCTTTTTCCGCGCTGCCTGCAGCGGCGGAATCGTTTTCGGCACAAGTCAAAAGAGAAGTCAACTTAGCAGCAACAGCGTTTTTTACTTTGCGGAAGCGGTCGCATTCGGCATCTTCGTTTAAGAGCGTTTGGCGCACCTCCGCTGCTTTCGATTCCGTGTAATCTAAAGTAATCGAATCGTCCGTCCACTTAACTATGCAGCCGACACACACACCGTCGGACAGCACGTTTCCCGTTATCCGCTTTTCCATACCGCTCTACTCTTCTAATCGATCAATAAATTCCGCAAGCGCTTGTACGGCCTTTTCTTCATCGGCGCCGTCGGCTTCCAAAACAACCGTATCGTTTTGAGAAATTCCTATACGCAGCAATTTGATTATACTTTTTGCATTTGCCGTTTTTTCGTTTTTCCGAATACTGATGTCCGATTGAAAAGTATTTGCAAGCGTTACAAAATCGTTTGCCGGACGCGTATGCAAACCCGTCGGATTTTGTATGGTTATTTCTCGTGAAATCATGCGTTCTCCCCCTTACTTATGCGGAAAATTTGGCGTAAATCGTTTTCGGTTTTCGCATTCCGCAAACCGGACAAAGCTTTGTCGCTGTCGAAGAGCGTCATTACTTCGATAATTGCCTGTTCATTCAGAGCTTTTTTATCGGGAGCCGCAATGCATAAGATGACGTCAACAGGATCGTTTACCTTATGACCGAAAAAAACGGGTTTTTTCAAGCACACCAAGCTGTATCCCAGTTTGAGCGCCCCCTGTTCGGGACGCGCATGCGGCATAGC from Treponema parvum harbors:
- a CDS encoding PTS sugar transporter subunit IIA, which codes for MLSDFILEHKTFLLQADAVTWQEAVKKSADLLINVGCALPSYYEAILDAVKEYGPYFVIAPGIAMPHARPEQGALKLGYSLVCLKKPVFFGHKVNDPVDVILCIAAPDKKALNEQAIIEVMTLFDSDKALSGLRNAKTENDLRQIFRISKGENA
- a CDS encoding HPr family phosphocarrier protein — translated: MISREITIQNPTGLHTRPANDFVTLANTFQSDISIRKNEKTANAKSIIKLLRIGISQNDTVVLEADGADEEKAVQALAEFIDRLEE